The Impatiens glandulifera chromosome 3, dImpGla2.1, whole genome shotgun sequence genome contains a region encoding:
- the LOC124929159 gene encoding transcription factor bHLH63-like isoform X1, giving the protein MNTPSPETTTTTAMNSLPTPATHSSLLETQRALLAKWQQAHNFLDGNGFGMYPLLPIQSQSQSQRFQTSSYTNYVVEPQPVKDDPGMESGWPDYGFLGGVDVNYGGSLAEVAAMVGNPSSTVERETFKKRKPGKNQTHLKVDEEEEEESKDKKMKTCSEDRGSRITRQDSDIENKNNMSKKKKNKKSEKESSADTSKTDYIHVRARRGQATDSHSLAERVRREKISERMRYLQDLVPGCNKITGKAGMLDEIINYVQSLQRQIEFLSMKLAAVNPTLDANFDNFLSKEVFQMSNSNFPTIGMIPEIANNPPPGYVQFNPSERILDSNLFNAIQPGSDWDTTYLHNNLHGVEFHQGNSSSSFQCQQFKGPSEISNLKMEM; this is encoded by the exons ATGAACACGCCATCGCCggagacgacgacgacgacagCGATGAACTCTCTCCCCACGCCAGCTACCCATTCAAGCTTGCTGGAAACCCAAAGAGCACTCCTTGCTAAATGGCAACAAGCCCATAACTTTTTAGATGGTAATGGGTTTGGCATGTACCCCCTACTACCAATTCAATCTCAATCCCAATCCCAACGGTTTCAGACTTCCAGCTATACTAACTACGTTGTTGAGCCACAACCCGTCAAGGATGATCCGGGAATGGAAAGCGGGTGGCCCGATTATGGTTTTCTTGGGGGAGTTGATGTCAATTATGGTGGCTCCCTGGCAGAAGTAGCAGCCATGGTTGGTAATCCGAGTTCTActgtagagagagaaacctTCAAGAAGAGGAAGCCTGGCAAGAACCAGACCCACCTAAAG GTAgacgaggaagaagaagaagaaagcaaGGACAAGAAGATGAAGACATGTTCTGAAGACAGAGGTTCTAGGATCACTAGGCAAGATAGTGAcatagaaaacaaaaacaatatgagcaagaagaagaagaataagaagagtGAGAAAGAATCATCTGCTGACACTTCAAAGACCGATTACATTCATGTCCGGGCACGTCGTGGTCAGGCCACTGACAGCCATAGTCTAGCTGAAAGA gtaaggagagagaaaataagtgAGAGAATGAGATATCTGCAGGACTTAGTACCTGGTTGCAACAAGATCACAGGAAAGGCGGGAATGCTCGACGAGATTATCAACTATGTGCAATCTCTTCAAAGACAAATTGAG TTCCTGTCAATGAAATTAGCTGCTGTAAATCCAACACTTGATGCCAACTTTGATAACTTCTTGTCAAAGGAG GTTTTCCAAATGAGCAATTCTAACTTTCCAACAATTGGCATGATACCGGAAATAGCTAATAATCCTCCTCCAGGCTACGTTCAATTTAATCCATCCGAAAGAATTCTGGATTCCAACCTTTTCAAT GCTATCCAGCCTGGGTCAGATTGGGATACAACATATTTACATAATAATCTTCATGGGGTGGAGTTTCATCAAGGAAACTCGTCATCATCGTTTCAATGCCAGCAATTCAAAG GTCCAAGTGAAATCAGCAACCTGAAGATGGAAATGTGA
- the LOC124929159 gene encoding transcription factor BHLH094-like isoform X2 → MNTPSPETTTTTAMNSLPTPATHSSLLETQRALLAKWQQAHNFLDGNGFGMYPLLPIQSQSQSQRFQTSSYTNYVVEPQPVKDDPGMESGWPDYGFLGGVDVNYGGSLAEVAAMVGNPSSTVERETFKKRKPGKNQTHLKVDEEEEEESKDKKMKTCSEDRGSRITRQDSDIENKNNMSKKKKNKKSEKESSADTSKTDYIHVRARRGQATDSHSLAERVRREKISERMRYLQDLVPGCNKITGKAGMLDEIINYVQSLQRQIEAIQPGSDWDTTYLHNNLHGVEFHQGNSSSSFQCQQFKGPSEISNLKMEM, encoded by the exons ATGAACACGCCATCGCCggagacgacgacgacgacagCGATGAACTCTCTCCCCACGCCAGCTACCCATTCAAGCTTGCTGGAAACCCAAAGAGCACTCCTTGCTAAATGGCAACAAGCCCATAACTTTTTAGATGGTAATGGGTTTGGCATGTACCCCCTACTACCAATTCAATCTCAATCCCAATCCCAACGGTTTCAGACTTCCAGCTATACTAACTACGTTGTTGAGCCACAACCCGTCAAGGATGATCCGGGAATGGAAAGCGGGTGGCCCGATTATGGTTTTCTTGGGGGAGTTGATGTCAATTATGGTGGCTCCCTGGCAGAAGTAGCAGCCATGGTTGGTAATCCGAGTTCTActgtagagagagaaacctTCAAGAAGAGGAAGCCTGGCAAGAACCAGACCCACCTAAAG GTAgacgaggaagaagaagaagaaagcaaGGACAAGAAGATGAAGACATGTTCTGAAGACAGAGGTTCTAGGATCACTAGGCAAGATAGTGAcatagaaaacaaaaacaatatgagcaagaagaagaagaataagaagagtGAGAAAGAATCATCTGCTGACACTTCAAAGACCGATTACATTCATGTCCGGGCACGTCGTGGTCAGGCCACTGACAGCCATAGTCTAGCTGAAAGA gtaaggagagagaaaataagtgAGAGAATGAGATATCTGCAGGACTTAGTACCTGGTTGCAACAAGATCACAGGAAAGGCGGGAATGCTCGACGAGATTATCAACTATGTGCAATCTCTTCAAAGACAAATTGAG GCTATCCAGCCTGGGTCAGATTGGGATACAACATATTTACATAATAATCTTCATGGGGTGGAGTTTCATCAAGGAAACTCGTCATCATCGTTTCAATGCCAGCAATTCAAAG GTCCAAGTGAAATCAGCAACCTGAAGATGGAAATGTGA